One genomic segment of Scylla paramamosain isolate STU-SP2022 chromosome 11, ASM3559412v1, whole genome shotgun sequence includes these proteins:
- the LOC135105276 gene encoding LOW QUALITY PROTEIN: collagen alpha-1(III) chain-like (The sequence of the model RefSeq protein was modified relative to this genomic sequence to represent the inferred CDS: inserted 2 bases in 1 codon) has product MEKFAVDLDKVLDDFELDEDESESVGHYEKLQLQFCPEGGPAPSPAPAPAPIPTPAPAPALPSHGAGLGAFGGWSEPLQPQVVAPAGDGVRGWCGMSQQPLPQPPRARSPPDGQNDDTQAPAACSQHPPSIVKEDVVDANAHPSNPPGSSALWPALASQPSLRGSYVPPGDARLVSPPEPPLAALGEAGGCGGLDVVPASVPPDRGLAGGHEGRHPDIIDVWQSSGDGLPPAVQPSPSPPGPPPSSGLAEGGRVGQEVPRLPDLMGGSSLEPAIVVENTLAQPHPHSRPQDPAIVVESRPAHRLPEVANVHQTAESHGLGPPTPEASQGVAQDEADAGVSAPPPQEHQPSSCDTPPNQDPAPLTQQASTTPPPPPHEASGHSATPPQSPAPVPQAAAPHLTPPASPTPPTQPLSFSKNMDIGDADLDAELAELEEEQVRLQGAYGGVGGPSPPHGLLQHHPSPKASPDLIGGASTSHEHREEDMRNGETVPIAGSPSDVAKSPPDSPCNPTDSLHSPPDSSSDSPSSPPDPSRSPTDTPAVPGLPGHHDQDSLFLQHPGIAGLEEVVCQPHHTPGEDTVGERAAGSGVDGTGDNVSTGSLNTDTLSSSSTLTDPGSPDRQPQQPPPHHPVPQSPTRVTPGTLVTAVYDDDSGSGREDDPSAQLPETPPPPPPPGSRSAASLVGHVAPFWIPDEDAPNCQECGQKFTVIRRRHHCRACGRVLCAPCCHHRAALPYMDHKEARVCTSCLQILQSSQDEGAEGSEGRWGSRGEGSSGPRRVPDPNNPMDYCSRVPPXQQAAAAPPVPPPTVMVPVGVLKREGSSSSSSGGGGGSGGGNTRTRGSKQVMFSDGIRPGGDLSEPALSPPAPYCRTGRSARRVERPACGGGGGGGGGGGGGGGGGNGGGGGGSSGGGGGGGGGGAWRGRGGPFSDPSPPDHCLIPPGTGLPPIVIQTSGEYVFEDNPDSSKLEEQMRGDGPPVIFAIHKNLTVLVKLVKLECCVGVEVWNLATRGLCTVGQEELVVLLEVAPGETHPPRDLFAFFHTVYQQANQGNLVTELGHTIFTESEGLLGSREHGGFLYVRPTFQCLRNLVLPPSPYIFAVLIQKWETPWAKVFPLRLMLRMGAEFRYYPCPLVSTRNRKPVFCEIGHTIMNLLVDFRNYAYTVPAIEGFVIHMEDKKTSLLFPKNRYEQVTKALSNSNDHVLALGANFSPQADSHLVTIENDDGHYSTQAINIHSRPRKVTGASFIVFNGALKTTSGLSAKSSIVEDGLMVQIPADMMAKLRDALQNMRDFDIPCGPTSAPQPDEMVVIRWTSDDKNFNVGIKSPVDEKQMDGVPSVKIHSGTDYISNSHLIRWTEVFILQGETNNTADINLSRLSELLARSFCVALTPHLSELYTTGHTRLGLRTTLHQDNVGYEAGSGGARLAPACMNDLDNELVPVIHRAASNITQQPIILELVFHIMEQ; this is encoded by the exons ATGGAGAAGTTTGCTGTTGACCTCGACAAAGTGTTGGACGATTTTGAATTGGATGAAG ATGAAAGTGAGTCTGTAGGTCACTATGAGAAATTGCAGCTACAGTTCTGCCCTGAGGGTGGACCAGCCCCGAGTCCTGCCCCGGCTCCTGCCCCCATCCCCACCCCTGCCCCCGCCCCTGCACTGCCTTCACATGGGGCAGGGCTGGGAGCCTTTGGTGGGTGGAGTGAGCCCCTGCAGCCCCAGGTGGTTGCCCCAGcaggtgatggggtgagggggTGGTGTGGCATGAGTCAGCAGCCCCTCCCACAGCCGCCCCGTGCCCGCAGCCCCCCCGATGGGCAAAATGATGACACACAGGCCCCTGCTGCCTGCTCCCAGCACCCCCCATCCATAGTGAAGGAAGATGTGGTGGACGCCAATGCACACCCATCCAACCCCCCTGGCTCCTCTGCCCTGTGGCCTGCCCTTGCTAGCCAGCCCAGCCTCAGAGGGAGCTACGTACCTCCTGGAGATGCCAGACTTGTCTCCCCACCTGAGCCTCCCCTGGCAGCactgggggaggctggagggTGTGGGGGCCTGGACGTGGTGCCTGCCAGCGTGCCTCCTGACCGGGGCCTGGCGGGTGGACACGAGGGAAGACATCCAGATATCATAGACGTGTGGCAGAGCAGTGGAGATGGCCTGCCCCCAGCTGTCCAGCCCTCCCCCAGTCCCCCTGGCCCTCCTCCATCCAGCGGGTTGGCTGAGGGCGGCAGGGTGGGCCAGGAGGTACCCCGCCTGCCTGATCTCATGGGGGGCAGTAGCCTGGAGCCGGCCATCGTAGTGGAGAACACCCTTGCCCAGCCACATCCGCACTCCCGCCCTCAAGACCCGGCCATTGTAGTGGAGAGTCGGCCCGCCCACCGCCTGCCGGAGGTGGCCAACGTGCACCAGACGGCAGAGAGCCATGGCCTCGGCCCACCCACCCCCGAGGCCAGTCAGGGTGTGGCACAGGACGAGGCAGACGCAGGTGTGTCAGCCCCACCACCCCAGGAACACCAACCCTCCAGCTGTGATACCCCTCCCAACCAAGACCCAGCACCCCTCACACAACAggcctccaccacaccaccaccaccaccacatgaagCCTCAGGACATTCTGCCACACCCCCACAGTCCCCTGCACCGGTCCCACAGGCTGCTGCACCACACCTCACACCTCCGGCCTCCCCCACGCCACCTACCCAGCCACTCAGCTTCAGCAAGAACATGGACATTGGTGACGCTGATCTTGATGCTGAGCTGgcagagctggaggaggagcaggtcaGACTGCAGGGTGCATATGGCGGTGTGGGTGGCCCCTCCCCACCACACGGCCTTTTGCAGCACCACCCGAGCCCCAAGGCCAGCCCAGACCTCATAGGAGGCGCCAGCACGTCCCATGAACACAGAGAGGAGGACATGAGGAATGGAGAGACAGTCCCTATAGCTGGCAGCCCCTCGGATGTTGCCAAGAGCCCTCCAGATAGCCCCTGCAACCCCACAGACAGCCTCCACAGCCCTCCAGACAGCTCCTCAGACAGCCCCTCCAGCCCTCCAGACCCAAGTCGCAGCCCCACGGACACCCCTGCCGTGCCAGGCCTTCCAGGACACCATGACCAGGACTCCCTATTCCTGCAGCATCCGGGCATTGCGGGGCTTGAAGAGGTGGTGTGCCAGCCCCACCACACCCCTGGGGAGGACACAGTTGGGGAGAGAGCTGCGGGGAGTGGAGTGGATGGTACGGGTGACAATGTCTCAACGGGCAGTCTCAACACAGACACCCTCTCCTCCAGTAGCACCCTCACAGACCCTGGCTCCCCTGACAGGCAGCCCCAGCAGCCTCCACCACATCACCCGGTACCACAGTCACCCACCAGAGTTACGCCAG GAACGCTCGTCACAGCAGTGTACGATGACGACAGCGGGTCAGGACGGGAGGACGACCCTTCTGCCCAGCTGCCAGAgaccccacctccacctcctccaccaggcAGCAGGTCGGCAGCCAGCTTGGTGGGTCACGTGGCGCCCTTCTGGATCCCGGACGAGGACGCGCCCAACTGCCAGGAGTGCGGCCAGAAGTTCACGGTGATACGGCGGCGCCACCACTGCCGGGCATGTGGTCGTGTGTTGTGTGCGCCATGCTGCCACCACCGTGCCGCCCTGCCGTACATGGACCACAAGGAGGCAAGAGTCTGCACCTCCTGCCTACAGATCCTGCAGTCTA GCCAGGATGAGGGTGCGGAGGGCAGTGAGGGGCGGTGGGGTAGCAGAGGGGAGGGCTCCAGTGGTCCCCGCCGTGTGCCTGACCCCAATAACCCCATGGACTACTGCTCTCGGGTGCCGCC CCAGCAGGCAGCCGCAGCCCCACCCGTGCCCCCGCCCACTGTCATGGTGCCAGTTGGGGTGCTGAAACGTGAGG gcagcagcagcagcagtagtggtggtggcggcggcagcggtggggGTAACACACGCACCAGAGGCAGCAAACAGGTCATGTTCAGCGATGGGATCAGACCTGGGGGTGACCTGAGTGAGCCCGCCCTCTCCCCCCCAGCCCCCTACTGTAGGACAGGGCGGTCAGCCAGGAGGGTGGAGCGACCCGCCTGCG gtggtggtggtggtggtggtggtggtggaggaggtggaggaggaggggggaatggtggtggtggtggtggtagttcaggaggaggaggaggaggaggaggagggggggcttggagggggaggggggggccCTTCTCCGATCCCTCCCCCCCTGACCACTGCCTCATCCCCCCTGGGACCGGCCTACCCCCAATAGTGATCCAGACATCAGGAG AGTACGTGTTTGAGGACAACCCAGACAGCAGCAAGTTGGAGGAGCAGATGAGAGGTGATGGTCCGCCTGTCATCTTTGCCATTCACAAGAACCTGACTGTCCTGGTGAAGCTGGTGAAAT TGGAGTGCTGCGTCGGGGTGGAAGTGTGGAACCTTGCCACACGGGGCCTGTGCACGGTGGGGCAGGAGgagctggtggtgctgctggaggTGGCGCCGGGGGAGACACACCCACCCAGGGACCTGTTTGCCTTCTTCCACACTGTCTATCAGCAAGCCAACCAGG GTAACTTAGTGACGGAGTTGGGCCACACCATCTTCACTGAGTCAGAGGGACTGCTGGGGTCACGGGAGCACGGCGGCTTCCTGTACGTGCGGCCCACCTTCCAGTGCCTCCGTAACCTGGTGCTGCCGCCCTCGCCCTACATCTTTGCTGTGCTCATCCAGAAGTGGGAGACGCCCTGGGCAAAG GTGTTTCCCCTCCGGCTCATGCTACGTATGGGGGCAGAGTTCCGCTACTACCCATGTCCCCTGGTGTCCACTCGGAACCGCAAGCCTGTCTTCTGTGAGATTGGCCACACCATCATGAACCTACTGGTG GATTTCCGCAACTATGCCTACACCGTCCCAGCCATTGAAGGCTTTGTTATCCACATGGAGGACAAGAAGAccagcctcctcttccccaagaACAGATATGAACAG GTTACCAAGGCCTTGAGCAACAGCAACGACCACGTGCTGGCCCTGGGTGCCAACTTCAGCCCCCAGGCCGACTCCCATCTGGTGACCATTGAGAACGACGATGGCCACTACTCCACCCAAGCCATCAACATCCACAGCCGTCCACGCAAAG TGACGGGAGCAAGTTTCATCGTATTCAACGGTGCGCTGAAGACCACCTCAGGCCTGTCTGCCAAGTCCTCAATTGTGGAAGATGGCCTTATGGTGCAG ATCCCTGCAGACATGATGGCCAAGCTGAGGGATGCGCTCCAGAACATGAGGGACTTTGACATCCCCTGCGGCCCCACCTCTGCCCCTCAACCTGACGAGATGGTGGTTATAAGGTGGACCAGCGATGATAAGAACTTCAATGTGGG CATCAAGAGCCCAGTGGATGAGAAACAGATGGATGGGGTTCCCTCCGTCAAGATCCACTCTGGCACAGACTACATCAGCAATTCTCATCTCATTCGTTGGACAGAGGTGTTCATCCTgcag GGGGAAACCAACAATACTGCTGACATCAACCTGAGTCGTCTGTCTGAGTTACTGGCACGGTCATTCTGTGTGGCGCTCACCCCACACTTATCTGAGTTGTACACCACTGGCCACACCCGCCTGGGCCTGCGCACCACCCTACACCAAGATAAC GTTGGATATGAGGCTGGCAGTGGAGGGGCGAGGCTGGCACCGGCCTGCATGAATGATCTGGACAATGAGCTGGTGCCAGTGATCCACCGTGCAGCCTCCAACATCACCCAGCAGCCCATCATCTTGGAGCTGGTGTTTCACATCATGGAGCAATGA